From Ignavibacteriota bacterium:
AACGGTGAGCTGTATGATGCCTCGTACGAGATGACCATTTCGGTGCTCGATTCCGCCGGCAGTCTTGTCAGCGAGAAGCTGTGGACGGAAGAGGTGAAGGGTGTTCCTTTCGACAGATCGGTCTCCCCGTCGTCGGTCAGCATCACCCAGCGGTCGTTTCCCGTTAACCCCGGGCGCTACCTTGTCCGCGTGATGATGTATGACAAGGAAAGCAAGGTGAACCGCCAGATCGCGCGCGAAGTGCAGGTCCCGGATTTCGGCGGCCCGGACCTCTCGCTCAGCGGCATCATGGTGTTGAACCGGGTGGTGATGCAGGGGGATCGCAGGTCGATCACGCCGAACGTGTCGTCGAATATCGGCACCATTCCCGATTCGTTCTTCGTGTACGTCGAGACGTACAATCCGAAGAATCTCGACACCACCGATATCTTCATGGTCGTGCTGAACTCCAAGGGAGACGCGGTCCTTGCACGCGATACGGTGGTCATCCTCAAGCCCGGCAGGGGTGACCTGATCCTCACCTTTTATCATGCCACGCTGCCTCTGGGCGACTACAAACTGGCCGTCAGTGCACGGTCGCCGAAGGCGATGGAAGACGATCCGATGCTGGCGACCACGGTGAAGAATGTGATCGTCCGGTGGCAGGGGGTCCCGCGTTCGGTGAAGGACCTCGACCTCGCCATCGACCAGCTCCGCTACATCGCGAAGGACGACGAGTTCAGCACCCTCCGCGACTCGAAGAGCGCGGAGGATAAGCAAAAACGATTCAATGATTTCTGGAAGAAGCGCGACCCGAACCCCAATACCCCGCGGAACGAGCGGATGGAGGAGTTCTACGCACGCGTGGAATATGCCAACAAGCATTTCAGCCACTATCTGGATGGCTGGCGCACGGACATGGGTATGGTCTTCATCGTCTTCGGGCCTCCGAACAACGTCGAACGCCACCCGTTCGAGACCGATACGAAGCCGTATGAGGTCTGGTCGTATTATGAGCTGAACTACAGTATCCTCTTCATGGATGAGACCGGGTTCGGAGATTACAGGCTGCAGACCCCGATCTGGGAACTCTGGCAGCGGGTCCGGAATTAAGCCGGCCAGCGTCACGATGCACATGTCACGGCTATGAACAGAGCACGACTCATCCTTCTGATCCTCTGTTTTCTTCCTGGTGTCCAGGGGGCGGCTGCGCCGCCCCTCATCACATCCATCGACGTCAATGGCTGTTACCGGTTCCCCGCCTCCGATGTCACATCCTGGCTTGCCCCGCATCTCCGTCAACCGTTCGTCCCCGAACGGCTGGAAGCGATCACCGCCATCTTCCGTGAACGGTACCGTGCCGACGGTTTCTATTCTGCCGGGGTCGCGTTGACGGAGGCGGTGTACAGCTCTGACAGCGCCGTGGTGATGCTCACCCTGGGCGTCGAAGAAGGGAACCAGGCGGTGATCGCCACCATCGACCTCCGGGGCGTCCGTGCGTTCGATCCCGGTGTGCTCCGGGCGATCATGGAGAGCCGCCCTGGTGCCGTGCTCTCATCGAACACGCTCGAAGGCGACATCGTGTCGCTGCTTGACCGCTACGAACATGCCGGCTACGCGCTTGCGGCGTGCTCGGTAGGCGATGTTGCACTGGTACCCGCCGCGGATGTCGATTCGGCGTTGGTCGTCCTGGAGATCGAGGAAGGTCCGCGGGTCGTCATCGACGAGGTGAGGGTGGAGGGGAACAAGGAAACGCAGACCGGCGTGATCCTGCGCGAGACCCGCATCGGCGCGGGCGAGGTGTATCAACCCGAACGCGTCGCGGCCATCCGCTCGCGACTCAACCGGCTGTCCATCTTTTCGCGGGTGGATGAACCCGAACTCTACATGGTCGGCACACGGGGAGGTCTGCTCCTGCGCGTCGAAGAAGGGAAGACCAACACCTTTGACGGGATCGCGGGGTATGCGCCCGGCCTCAACCCCGGCGATGCGGGATACTTCACAGGGATGGTCACGATCGGGATGAGGAACCTCTTTGGTACCGGTCGCAAGATGAACCTCCGGTGGCAGAAAGAGGACCGGTTCTCGCAGGACCTGTCGGTGGGGTACGTTGAGCCCTGGCTGTTCGGTTTCCCGGTCAATGCAGGGGCGGATTTCCAGCAGCGGCGGCAGGACAGCACGTATGTGCGGCAGGCGGGGACATTCACCATCGAGCTGATGGCGCCTGAAGAACTCTCGCTCAGCCTGTCCGGCACGACCGAAAGCGTCATTCCATCATCCGACACCGTGACGGCCCGGGTTCCGCGGAGTTCTTCGCTCGGCGGCGGCGCGGAGGTGTTGTACGACACACGGGACGATATCTACAGCCCTGAGGGTGGCGCACGCTACCGCGCGGATTATCACTATGCGCGCAAACGCATTGCCGCGACGGCGTTCACACCCGGTATCGATGCCAACGTGCAACGATTCGGCCTGGATCTCGAAGTGTATGTCTCGCCGTTCGCACGCCAGGTGATCGCCGTGGGTGTGCATGGGCGTCAGGCGCAGGGTGGTGGCGTGGATGAAAGTCAGATGTACAGGTTTGGGGGCGCACAGACGCTCCGGGGATACAGGGAGAATCAGTTTCTTGGCTCCCGGGTGGCGTGGACGAACACCGAGTACCGTTTCCTGCTCGGGCGGAGATCGTTCGTGTATGGCTTCATGGATACGGGATACTATTACCGGCCGGGCGACACGCGCACCGCGCTGCCTTCCACCGAGGCCTTTCACTATGGCTACGGACTCGGGTTGCGGTTCGACACGCCGCTCGGGAATATGGGTGTGAGTTTCGCCCTCGGCAAAGGTGATTCATTCGCCCAGGGGAAGATCCATGGGGGTGATCGGTGACTTCTGAGAAGAGCAGGCGGACAGGCCCGACGCTGCAGTATGAGAACGAGCTGCATGCACGAGGTGT
This genomic window contains:
- a CDS encoding GWxTD domain-containing protein yields the protein MTTRSGRSWSRLLLAAFAAVLIAAAAPAGAQVEVEGTSREREANDQSLFIDVIGFSSRTGGGARLDVFVQVGFDILSFLKNGELYDASYEMTISVLDSAGSLVSEKLWTEEVKGVPFDRSVSPSSVSITQRSFPVNPGRYLVRVMMYDKESKVNRQIAREVQVPDFGGPDLSLSGIMVLNRVVMQGDRRSITPNVSSNIGTIPDSFFVYVETYNPKNLDTTDIFMVVLNSKGDAVLARDTVVILKPGRGDLILTFYHATLPLGDYKLAVSARSPKAMEDDPMLATTVKNVIVRWQGVPRSVKDLDLAIDQLRYIAKDDEFSTLRDSKSAEDKQKRFNDFWKKRDPNPNTPRNERMEEFYARVEYANKHFSHYLDGWRTDMGMVFIVFGPPNNVERHPFETDTKPYEVWSYYELNYSILFMDETGFGDYRLQTPIWELWQRVRN
- a CDS encoding BamA/TamA family outer membrane protein → MNRARLILLILCFLPGVQGAAAPPLITSIDVNGCYRFPASDVTSWLAPHLRQPFVPERLEAITAIFRERYRADGFYSAGVALTEAVYSSDSAVVMLTLGVEEGNQAVIATIDLRGVRAFDPGVLRAIMESRPGAVLSSNTLEGDIVSLLDRYEHAGYALAACSVGDVALVPAADVDSALVVLEIEEGPRVVIDEVRVEGNKETQTGVILRETRIGAGEVYQPERVAAIRSRLNRLSIFSRVDEPELYMVGTRGGLLLRVEEGKTNTFDGIAGYAPGLNPGDAGYFTGMVTIGMRNLFGTGRKMNLRWQKEDRFSQDLSVGYVEPWLFGFPVNAGADFQQRRQDSTYVRQAGTFTIELMAPEELSLSLSGTTESVIPSSDTVTARVPRSSSLGGGAEVLYDTRDDIYSPEGGARYRADYHYARKRIAATAFTPGIDANVQRFGLDLEVYVSPFARQVIAVGVHGRQAQGGGVDESQMYRFGGAQTLRGYRENQFLGSRVAWTNTEYRFLLGRRSFVYGFMDTGYYYRPGDTRTALPSTEAFHYGYGLGLRFDTPLGNMGVSFALGKGDSFAQGKIHGGDR